Proteins from one Procambarus clarkii isolate CNS0578487 chromosome 8, FALCON_Pclarkii_2.0, whole genome shotgun sequence genomic window:
- the LOC138360210 gene encoding uncharacterized protein — protein sequence MCSSLSNVSTLSNVSTLSNVSTLSNMSALSNMSALSNVSALGNMSTLSNVAALSNVSTLSNVSALGNVSTLSNMSTLSNVSTLSNMSALSNVSALRNMSTLSNVAALSNTSNLSNVSALSNVSTLSNVSTLSKVSALSTMSTPSNVASLSNVSTLSNVSTLINMSTLSNVLH from the coding sequence atgtgttcctcactgagtaatgtgtccacactgagtaatgtgtccacattgagtaatgtgtccacactgagtaatatgTCTGCACTGAGTAATATGTCTGCACTGAGTAATGTATCCGCACTGGGTAatatgtccacactgagtaatgttgctgcactgagtaatgtgtccacactgagtaatgtgtctgcACTGGGTAATGTATCCACACTGAGTAatatgtccacactgagtaatgtgtccacactgagtaatatgTCTGCACTGAGTAATGTATCCGCACTGCGTAatatgtccacactgagtaatgttgcTGCACTGAGTAATACGTCCAACCTGAGTAATGTGtccgcactgagtaatgtgtccacactgagtaatgtgtcaacACTGAGTAAAGTGTCCGCACTGAGTACTATGTCCACACCGAGTAATGTGGcctcactgagtaatgtgtccacattgagtaatgtgtccacactgattaatatgtccacactgagtaatgtgttgcactga
- the LOC138360250 gene encoding uncharacterized protein, producing MCRSLINVSTLSNVSTLSNVSTLSNVSTLSNVSTLCNVSTLSNISTMSNVSALSNMSTLSNMSALSNVSTLSNMSNLSNVSALSNVSTLGNVSTLSNVSALSNMSTPSNVASLSNVSTLSNVSTLINMSTLSNVLH from the coding sequence ATGTGTCGCTCACTgattaatgtgtccacactgagtaatgtgtccacactgagtaatgtgtccacactgagtaatgtgtctacactgagtaatgtgtccacactatgtaatgtgtccacactgagtaatataTCCACAATGAGTAATGTGTCCGCACTGAGTAatatgtccacactgagtaatatgtccgcactgagtaatgtgtccacactgagtaatatgTCCAATCTGAGTAATGTGTCCGCACTGAGCAATGTGTCCACATTGGGTAATGTGtcaacactgagtaatgtgtccgcaCTGAGTAATATGTCCACACCGAGTAATGTGGcctcactgagtaatgtgtccacattgagtaatgtgtccacactgattaatatgtccacactgagtaatgtgttgcactga
- the LOC138360261 gene encoding uncharacterized protein, with protein sequence MTAQDMMDYITQKCKKAAANVDTLLIVDILLSVDTLLIVDILLSGDTLLSVDILLSVGHITQCGHITQCGHITQCGHITQCGHITHVDTFFSVNSLLSADTLLSVDTFLSVDTLFSVDTLLSAGHITQCGHNTQCGHITQCDLITQCGHITQCELITQCGHITQCGHISQCGHIIQCRHITQCGTHYSVVDTLLSVDTLLSVDTLLSVDILLSERHITLCGHITQCGHTTQCGHITQCGHITQCGHITQCENITQCGYITVCDTLHSVDTLLSVGNITQCGHITQCDTLLSVDTLLSVDTLFSVDTLLRVDTLLGVDTLLNVDTLTTADTLLSVDTLFSVDTLLSVDILLSVTSLLSAHTLLSEDTLLSVDTLLSVDTLLSEDILLSATHYSMWTHYPVWTYYLVSDTLLSIDTLLSAGHITQCGHIALCGRIIQCGHITQCGHITQSGRITQCGHITQCGHITQCELITQCGHITQCGLMMQYGHITQCGTHYSCGNITQCGYITVCDTLLSVDTLLGVGHITQCGHITQCDTLLSVDTLLSEDTLFSVDTLLRVDTLLSVDTLLNVNPLTSADTLLSVDTLFSVDTLLSVDILLSVTLLLSAHTLLSEDTLLSVDTLLSVDTLLSVDTLLCATHYSIWTHYPVWTYYLVSDTLLSIDTLLSAGHITQCGHIALCGRIIQCGHITQCGHITQCGHITQSGRITQCGHITKCGHITQCELITHAGHITQCGRITQGNTLLSVDTLLSVDTLFSVDTLLCVDTLLGVDTLLNVDTLLSADTLLRVDTFFSVDTLLSVDTLLSVDALLMWTYYLVSDTLLSIDTLPSAGHITQCGHIALCGRIIQCGHITQCGHITQCGHITQSGRITQCGHITQCGHITQCELITHERHITLCGHITQCGHTTQCGHITQCGHITQCGHITQCENITQCGYITVCDTLHSVDTLLSVGNITQCGHITQCDTLLSVDTLLSVDTLFSVDTLLRVDTLLGVDTLLNVDTLTTADTLLSVDTLFSVDTLLSVDILLSVTSLLSAHTLLSEDTLLSVDTLLSVDTLLSEDILLSATHYSMWTHYPVWTYYLVSDTLLSIDTLLSAGHITQCGHIALCGRIIQCGHITQCGHITQCGHITQSGRITQCGHITQCGHITQCELITQCGHITQCGLMMQCGHITHADTLLNADTLLIVDILLSVDTLLSADTLLGVDVLLSAGHITQCDTLLSVDTLLSVDTLHMCDTLLSVDTLLGVGHITQCGHITQCDTLLSVDTLLSEDTLFSVDTFLRVDTLLSVDTLLNVDPLTSADTLLSVDTLFSVDTLLSVDILLSVTLLLSARTLLSEDTLLSVDTLLSVDTLLSVDTLLCATHYSIWTHYPVWTYYLVSDTLLSIDTLLSAGHITQCGHIALCGRIIQCGHITQCGHITQCGHITQSGRITQCGHITKCGHITQCELITHAGHITQCGRITQCNTLLSVDTLLSADTLLSVDS encoded by the exons ATGAcggctcaagacatgatggactacatcacgcagaagtgcaagaagGCAGCAGCCAA tgtggacacattgctCATCGTGGAcatattactcagtgtggacacattgctCATCGTGGACATATTACTCAGtggggacacattactcagtgtggacatattactcagtgtgggacacattactcagtgtggacacattactcagtgtggacacattactcagtgtggacacattactcagtgtggacatatTACTCA tgtggacacattcttCAGTGTGAACTCATTACTCAGtgcggacacattactcagtgtggacacatttctcagtgtggacacattattcAGTgtagacacattactcagtgcgggacacattactcagtgtggacacaatactcagtgtggacacattactcagtgtgaccTCATTACTCAA tgtggacacattactcagtgtgaactcattactcagtgcggacacattactcagtgtggacacatttctcagtgtggacacattattcAGTgtagacacattactcagtgcgggacacattactcagt tgtggacacattactcagtgtggacacattactcagtgtggacacattactcagtgtggacatatTACTCAGTGAGCGACACATTACtctttgtggacacattactcagtgcggacacactactcagtgtggacacattactcagtgcggacacattactcagtgtggacacattactcagtgtgaaaATATTACTCAGTGTGGATATATTACAGTGTGCGACACATTACACAGTGTGGACACATTGCTCAGTGTGGgaaacattactcagtgtggacacattactcagtgcgaCACATTACTCagcgtggacacattactcagtgtggacacattattcagtgtggacacattactccgtgtggacacattactcggtgtggacacattactcaatgTGGACACATTAACCACtgcggacacattactcagtgtggacacattattcagtgtggacacattactcagtgtggacatatTACTCAGTGTGACCTCATTACTCAGTgcacacacattactcagtgaggacacattactcagtgtggacacattactcagtgtggacacattactcagtgaggACATATTACTCAGTGCGACACATTATTCAATGTGGACACATTACCCAGTGTGGACATATTACTTAGTGAGCGACACATTACTCAGTattgacacattactcagtgcgggacacattactcagtgtggacacattgctCTGTGCGGACGCATtattcagtgtggacacattactcagtgtggacacattactcaaagTGGacgcattactcagtgtggacacattacccagtgtggacacattactcagtgtgaactcattactcagtgcggacacattactcagtgtggactcaTGATGCAgtatggacacattactcagtgtgggacacattactca tgtggaaatATTACTCAGTGTGGATATATTACAGTGtgcgacacattactcagtgtggacacattgctCGGTgtgggacacattactcagtgtggacacattactcagtgcgaCACATTACTCagcgtggacacattactcagtgaggACACATtattcagtgtggacacattactccgtgtggacacattactcagtgtggacacattactcaatgTGAACCCATTAACCAGtgcggacacattactcagtgtggacacattattcagtgtggacacattactcagtgtggacatatTACTCAGTGTGACCTTATTACTCAGTgcacacacattactcagtgaggacacattactcagtgtggacacattactcagtgtggacacattactcagtgtggacacattactctgtgcgaCACATTATTCAATCTGGACACATTACCCAGTGTGGACATATTACTTAGTGAGCGACACATTACTCAGTattgacacattactcagtgcgggACACataactcagtgtggacacattgctCTGTGCGGACGCATtattcagtgtggacacattactcagtgtggacatattactcagtgtggacacattactcaaagTGGacgcattactcagtgtggacacattactaagtgtggacacattactcagtgtgaactcattactca tgcgggacacattactcagtgtggacgcaTTACTCAGGgcaacacattactcagtgtggacacattactcagtgtggacacattattcagtgtggacacattactctgtgtggacacattactcggtgtggacacattactcaatgtggacacattactcagtgcggaCACATTACTCAGGGTGGACACATTCtttagtgtggacacattactcagtgtggacacattactcagtgtggacgcaTTACTCA TGTGGACATATTACTTAGTGAGCGACACATTACTCAGTATTGACACATTACCCAGTgcgggacacattactcagtgtggacacattgctCTGTGCGGACGCATtattcagtgtggacacattactcagtgtggacacattactcagtgtggacacattactcaaagTGGacgcattactcagtgtggacacattacccagtgtggacacattactcagtgtgaactcattactca TGAGCGACACATTACtctttgtggacacattactcagtgcggacacactactcagtgtggacacattactcagtgcggacacattactcagtgtggacacattactcagtgtgaaaATATTACTCAGTGTGGATATATTACAGTGTGCGACACATTACACAGTGTGGACACATTGCTCAGTGTGGgaaacattactcagtgtggacacattactcagtgcgaCACATTACTCagcgtggacacattactcagtgtggacacattattcagtgtggacacattactccgtgtggacacattactcggtgtggacacattactcaatgTGGACACATTAACCACtgcggacacattactcagtgtggacacattattcagtgtggacacattactcagtgtggacatatTACTCAGTGTGACCTCATTACTCAGTgcacacacattactcagtgaggacacattactcagtgtggacacattactcagtgtggacacattactcagtgaggACATATTACTCAGTGCGACACATTATTCAATGTGGACACATTACCCAGTGTGGACATATTACTTAGTGAGCGACACATTACTCAGTattgacacattactcagtgcgggacacattactcagtgtggacacattgctCTGTGCGGACGCATtattcagtgtggacacattactcagtgtggacacattactcagtgtggacacattactcaaagTGGacgcattactcagtgtggacacattacccagtgtggacacattactcagtgtgaactcattactcagtgcggacacattactcagtgtggactcatgatgcagtgtggacacattactca TGCGGACACATTACTCAATGCGGACACATTACTCATTGTGGAtatattactcagtgtggacacattactcagcgcTGACACATTACTCGGCGTGGACGTATTACTCAGTgcgggacacattactcagtgcgacacattactcagtgtggacacattactcagtgtagaCACATTACACA TGtgcgacacattactcagtgtggacacattgctCGGTgtgggacacattactcagtgtggacacattactcagtgcgaCACATTACTCagcgtggacacattactcagtgaggACACATtattcagtgtggacacattcctccgtgtggacacattactcagtgtggacacattactcaatgTGGACCCATTAACCAGtgcggacacattactcagtgtggacacattattcagtgtggacacattactcagtgtggacatatTACTCAGTGTGACCTTATTACTCAGTGCACGCACATTACTCAGtgaggacacattactcagtgtggacacattactcagtgtggacacattactcagtgtggacacattactctgtgcgaCACATTATTCAATCTGGACACATTACCCAGTGTGGACATATTACTTAGTGAGCGACACATTACTCAGTattgacacattactcagtgcgggACACataactcagtgtggacacattgctCTGTGCGGACGCATtattcagtgtggacacattactcagtgtggacatattactcagtgtggacacattactcaaagTGGacgcattactcagtgtggacacattactaagtgtggacacattactcagtgtgaactcattactca tgcgggacacattactcagtgtggacgcaTTACTCAGTgcaacacattactcagtgtggacacattactcagtgcggacacattactcagtgtggactcatga
- the LOC138360220 gene encoding internalin A-like: protein MCSSLSNVSTLSNVSTLSNVSTLSNMSALSTMSALSNVSALGNISTLSNVAALSNVSTLSNVSALGNVSTLSNMSTLSNVSTLSNMSALSNVSALGNMSTLSNVAALSNVSTLSNVSALGNVPTLSNVSTLSNLSTLSNESTLSNVSILSNVSTLSNVSTPSNVSTLRHDSTLCVRTE, encoded by the coding sequence atgtgttcctcactgagtaatgtgtccacactgagtaatgtgtccacattgagtaatgtgtccacactgagtaatatgTCTGCACTGAGTACTATGTCTGCACTGAGTAATGTATCCGCACTGGGTAATatatccacactgagtaatgttgctgcactgagtaatgtgtccacactgagtaatgtgtctgcactgggtaatgtgtccacactgagtaatatgtccacactgagtaatgtgtccacactgagtaatatgTCTGCACTGAGTAATGTATCCGCACTGGGTAatatgtccacactgagtaatgttgctgcactgagtaatgtgtccacactgagtaatgtgtctgcATTGGGTAATGtgcccacactgagtaatgtgtccacactgagtaatttgtccacactgagtaatgagtccacactgagtaatgtgtccatactgagtaatgtgtccacactgagtaatgtatcCACaccgagtaatgtgtccacactgcgtCATGACTCCACACTATGTGtccgcactgagtaa
- the LOC138360229 gene encoding uncharacterized protein, producing MCSSLSNVSTLSNVSTLSNVSTLSNMSALSNMSALSNVSALGNMSTLSNVAALSNVSTLSNVSALGNVSTLSNMSTLSNVSTLSNMSALSNVSALRNMSTLSNVAALSNTSNLSNVSALSNVSTLSNVSTLSKVSALSTMSTPSNVASLSNVSTLSNVSTLINMSTLSNVLH from the coding sequence atgtgttcctcactgagtaatgtgtccacactgagtaatgtgtccacattgagtaatgtgtccacactgagtaatatgTCTGCACTGAGTAATATGTCTGCACTGAGTAATGTATCCGCACTGGGTAatatgtccacactgagtaatgttgctgcactgagtaatgtgtccacactgagtaatgtgtctgcactgggtaatgtgtccacactgagtaatatgtccacactgagtaatgtgtccacactgagtaatatgTCTGCACTGAGTAATGTATCCGCACTGCGTAatatgtccacactgagtaatgttgcTGCACTGAGTAATACGTCCAACCTGAGTAATGTGtccgcactgagtaatgtgtccacactgagtaatgtgtcaacACTGAGTAAAGTGTCCGCACTGAGTACAATGTCCACACCGAGTAATGTGGcctcactgagtaatgtgtccacattgagtaatgtgtccacactgattaatatgtccacactgagtaatgtgttgcactga
- the LOC138360241 gene encoding internalin A-like, with translation MCSSLSNVSTLSNVSTLSNVSTLSNMSALSTMSALSNVSALGNISTLSNVAALSNVSTLSNVSALGNVSTLSNMSTLSNVSTLSNMSALSNVSALGNMSTLSNVAALSNVSTLSNVSALGNVPTLSNVSTLSNLSTLSNESTLSNVSILSNVSTLSNVSTPSNVSTLRHDSTLCVRTE, from the coding sequence atgtgttcctcactgagtaatgtgtccacactgagtaatgtgtccacattgagtaatgtgtccacactgagtaatatgTCTGCACTGAGTACTATGTCTGCACTGAGTAATGTATCCGCACTGGGTAATatatccacactgagtaatgttgctgcactgagtaatgtgtccacactgagtaatgtgtctgcactgggtaatgtgtccacactgagtaatatgtccacactgagtaatgtgtccacactgagtaatatgTCTGCACTGAGTAATGTATCCGCACTGGGTAatatgtccacactgagtaatgttgctgcactgagtaatgtgtccacactgagtaatgtgtctgcATTGGGTAATGtgcccacactgagtaatgtgtccacactgagcaaTTTGTCTACACTGAGTAAtgagtccacactgagtaatgtgtccatactgagtaatgtgtccacactgagtaatgtatcCACaccgagtaatgtgtccacactgcgtCATGACTCCACACTATGTGtccgcactgagtaa